In Abyssicoccus albus, the following proteins share a genomic window:
- a CDS encoding manganese-dependent inorganic pyrophosphatase — MTKLLVFGHQSPDTDTITSAIVYSHLKQSIGEEAEAVRLGEINQETQYALDYFEVEAPRLLEDMKADHQDVVLVDHNEFQQSAVNIKELTIHGVIDHHRVSNFETEGPLYMRIEPVGCTATVLYTIYKEHQVEIPQHIAGLMLSAIISDTLLLKSPTCTERDIEVANQLAKIADVDINTYGFEMLKKGASIDGMSAADIVGNDAKSFELNGHTVRIAQINTVDPVEILALKDDLLQNIDERIERDNYDLYMLVITNILDNDSIVLTKGLTDKVDAAFDVKVEDSEALLKDVVSRKKQIVPPLTNAFNA, encoded by the coding sequence ATGACAAAACTATTAGTTTTTGGACATCAAAGTCCTGATACAGATACAATTACTTCAGCGATTGTATATTCACACTTAAAGCAATCGATTGGTGAAGAAGCAGAAGCGGTTCGTTTAGGTGAAATTAATCAAGAAACACAGTATGCATTGGATTACTTCGAGGTTGAAGCTCCAAGATTACTAGAAGATATGAAAGCTGACCATCAAGATGTTGTATTAGTCGATCATAACGAGTTTCAACAATCAGCTGTCAATATTAAAGAGTTAACAATACACGGTGTTATTGACCACCATCGTGTGTCAAACTTCGAAACTGAAGGACCACTCTATATGAGAATAGAGCCAGTTGGATGTACAGCAACTGTGCTTTACACGATTTACAAAGAACATCAAGTTGAAATCCCTCAACATATTGCAGGATTAATGTTATCAGCCATTATTTCTGATACATTATTACTTAAATCACCAACATGCACTGAGCGTGACATTGAAGTTGCCAATCAACTTGCAAAAATTGCTGACGTTGACATCAACACATACGGGTTTGAAATGTTGAAAAAAGGTGCATCAATTGACGGAATGAGTGCTGCAGATATTGTTGGAAACGATGCCAAATCATTTGAATTAAATGGTCATACTGTACGCATTGCTCAAATCAACACTGTTGACCCTGTCGAAATCTTAGCATTAAAAGATGACTTACTACAAAACATCGATGAACGTATCGAGCGTGACAATTACGACTTATATATGCTTGTCATTACAAATATTCTTGATAATGACTCAATTGTATTAACTAAAGGATTAACAGACAAAGTGGACGCTGCGTTTGACGTTAAAGTTGAAGATTCTGAGGCGCTCTTAAAAGATGTTGTATCACGTAAAAAACAAATTGTACCACCGTTAACGAACGCGTTTAACGCTTAA
- a CDS encoding globin domain-containing protein — MEESKKDIIKATVPVLEQHGETITTVFYQNMFEEHPELLNFFNKTNQKVGRQPNALATTVLAAAKHIDNLDAIVPFVIQIAHKHRALQIMPEHYPIVGKHLIKAIKEVLGEAATPEIIDAWTEYYGVIADIFIKVEKDMYEAADWEAFKPFKVVDKIKQSEDVTEFIVKPVDGEMPNVQAGLYITVNIPSIDGEYDAKRHYSISSIDTTKGIHFAVKKEGQGETTGVVSHYMHDQLNIGDSIELSAPAGDFVLEDIDALEEVLFLSGGVGVTPIISMLEQLVHDEYKGQVNWVQSCYNASQHPFKEKVESLKGEIENFNENIVYSEVDGHLSKEQLAQYVNDTTQVYMCGSPSFMETMLDLLQQLDVDMNRIHFEPLGPKMSVVQL; from the coding sequence ATGGAAGAATCGAAAAAAGATATCATCAAAGCAACCGTACCTGTACTAGAGCAACATGGTGAAACAATCACGACGGTTTTCTATCAAAATATGTTCGAAGAGCATCCGGAACTATTGAATTTCTTTAATAAAACAAACCAAAAAGTTGGGCGTCAACCGAACGCTTTGGCGACGACGGTCTTAGCAGCTGCTAAACATATTGATAATCTAGATGCCATTGTGCCTTTCGTTATTCAAATTGCTCATAAACATAGAGCGTTACAAATCATGCCGGAACATTATCCGATTGTTGGTAAACATTTAATTAAAGCAATTAAAGAAGTATTAGGTGAAGCTGCAACACCTGAAATTATAGATGCGTGGACTGAATATTACGGAGTAATTGCAGATATATTCATCAAAGTAGAAAAAGATATGTATGAAGCAGCAGATTGGGAAGCATTCAAACCATTTAAAGTGGTCGATAAAATTAAGCAATCTGAAGACGTGACAGAATTTATCGTAAAGCCAGTTGACGGAGAAATGCCAAACGTTCAAGCTGGATTATATATTACAGTAAATATTCCATCTATTGATGGAGAATACGATGCTAAGCGCCATTATTCAATTTCTTCAATTGATACGACTAAAGGGATACATTTCGCTGTCAAAAAAGAGGGTCAAGGAGAAACAACTGGTGTTGTGAGTCATTATATGCATGATCAATTAAATATTGGTGATTCTATTGAGTTATCTGCACCAGCAGGTGACTTCGTGCTAGAAGATATAGATGCTCTAGAAGAAGTACTGTTCTTATCTGGTGGTGTTGGCGTAACTCCTATAATTAGTATGTTGGAACAGCTTGTTCACGATGAATATAAAGGTCAAGTGAACTGGGTTCAATCGTGCTATAATGCATCACAACATCCATTTAAAGAAAAAGTGGAGTCATTAAAAGGTGAAATAGAAAACTTCAATGAAAATATTGTCTATTCTGAAGTAGACGGTCACTTATCGAAAGAACAGTTAGCACAATACGTTAACGATACAACTCAAGTGTATATGTGCGGATCACCATCATTTATGGAAACAATGTTAGATCTATTACAACAACTTGATGTCGATATGAATCGTATTCATTTCGAGCCACTAGGACCTAAGATGAGTGTTGTACAATTATAA
- a CDS encoding YaiI/YqxD family protein codes for MNIIVDGDACPVISEVIDCAQYRNCVVTIVRSYHHYTTSEYPSFVTMKYVDDGPDAVDFEIVKNSLMHDIVITQDYGLASLLLNKNVIVVHHTGLIIDHDNIDRLLIQRYESAKIRRQHQKSRIKGPKKLTTQDKNMFKKKLLQIIERYEH; via the coding sequence ATGAATATTATTGTGGATGGTGATGCGTGTCCGGTGATTTCAGAAGTAATCGATTGTGCTCAATATCGTAATTGTGTAGTGACGATTGTAAGAAGTTATCATCACTATACAACGTCAGAGTATCCTTCATTTGTCACGATGAAATACGTTGATGATGGACCTGATGCGGTCGATTTTGAAATCGTCAAAAATAGTTTAATGCACGATATCGTGATTACTCAAGACTATGGTTTAGCTTCTCTTTTACTTAATAAAAATGTAATTGTTGTACATCATACGGGATTAATAATTGATCATGATAATATAGATCGATTATTAATCCAACGATATGAAAGTGCGAAAATCAGACGTCAACATCAAAAATCCCGCATAAAGGGGCCTAAGAAGTTAACAACTCAAGATAAAAATATGTTTAAAAAGAAATTGTTACAAATCATTGAGAGATACGAGCATTAA
- a CDS encoding lactonase family protein has product MTMKGYFGTYTKRDGEGFYQFDFNEKKGIIESVEVVDSLANSTYLAHTDQAIYAIYKGEHSGIVAYDRSTHNKLNDCLYPCGSGCYLAVTKDQRYVLEASYGDGECRLYKLNEDGSIHDRVDVYKVSGNGPHERQDTAHTHFLDEAPDGYIIGVDLGADKLLTFTIEDEHLNLIQSFDVPEGAGPRHIAWNANGDIAYVFTELSNEILVYRYREGSFEMIERHSTLPVEYTGHSQGAAVRLSHDGKHLYASNRGHQSIAIFGVNGAELNLIDIVSTGGDWPRDFNITKDDQYLIVAHEKSDNVTTFKRDEVTGRLQKLEDEVHVPEAVCVMFT; this is encoded by the coding sequence ATGACAATGAAAGGTTACTTTGGAACGTATACGAAACGAGACGGTGAAGGGTTTTATCAGTTTGATTTTAATGAAAAAAAAGGCATCATTGAATCGGTAGAAGTCGTAGATTCATTAGCTAATTCAACGTATTTAGCGCATACTGATCAGGCGATATATGCAATTTATAAAGGAGAACACTCAGGGATTGTCGCATATGATAGATCGACGCATAATAAGTTAAATGATTGTTTATATCCGTGTGGCTCTGGATGTTATTTAGCTGTGACGAAAGACCAACGATATGTACTTGAAGCGAGCTATGGTGACGGTGAGTGTAGACTGTATAAGTTAAATGAAGATGGTTCTATCCATGATCGAGTGGATGTCTATAAAGTGAGTGGGAATGGGCCGCATGAACGTCAAGATACGGCGCATACACATTTTTTAGATGAGGCACCAGATGGTTATATTATTGGAGTAGATTTAGGGGCGGATAAACTATTGACGTTTACGATAGAAGATGAGCATTTGAATCTTATTCAATCATTTGATGTCCCAGAAGGTGCAGGTCCACGACATATCGCCTGGAATGCAAATGGGGATATTGCTTATGTATTTACAGAACTATCGAATGAAATCCTTGTTTATCGTTATCGAGAAGGATCTTTTGAAATGATTGAACGTCATTCAACATTACCGGTAGAGTATACAGGGCATTCACAAGGTGCGGCGGTTCGATTGTCTCATGACGGGAAGCATTTATATGCATCGAATAGAGGTCATCAATCGATCGCCATTTTTGGAGTGAATGGGGCAGAGTTGAACTTGATTGATATCGTATCGACTGGTGGGGATTGGCCTCGAGACTTCAATATTACTAAAGATGATCAATATTTAATTGTCGCGCATGAAAAGAGTGATAATGTGACTACGTTTAAGCGTGATGAAGTTACTGGAAGGCTTCAAAAGTTAGAAGATGAAGTACACGTCCCTGAAGCGGTGTGTGTAATGTTTACTTAA
- a CDS encoding DUF6612 family protein, translating into MKKLFILSISAIMLASCSNESNESKETSENTTEQSTEESINKNEASSDSEKNSNEEDADEKEKDDDKESSSDDKEKIKDAKAIYEKIKEKSAAVDSYTTEVTTTTISGEEEFVTKMNTEVGKEKNSITTLEMQGQQLKLLTFDDKLVAEIEGGNFIDITDDSNLPKGITDVQTYEEVVEASEYLKDGDIKEVDGKYEVTVKFDNKEDFKKMLDSVNSGMKSMVDSAMENIEDVNGEVKYVINDEFMLESANTDSKLTVKQGEESVKLTSKSDIKYSNHGEVGSIEIPDKAKNAKSKEQLMKDQESSPEEPKDSSTKEESKEESKEEKNN; encoded by the coding sequence ATGAAAAAATTATTTATATTATCCATATCAGCGATCATGTTAGCATCATGTAGTAATGAATCAAACGAGTCGAAAGAAACTTCTGAAAACACAACTGAGCAATCGACAGAAGAATCTATTAATAAAAATGAAGCATCAAGTGATTCTGAAAAAAATTCAAATGAAGAAGATGCTGATGAAAAAGAAAAAGATGATGACAAAGAGAGTTCATCTGATGACAAAGAAAAAATCAAAGATGCAAAGGCAATTTATGAAAAAATTAAAGAGAAGTCTGCAGCTGTCGATAGTTATACGACAGAAGTGACTACGACAACAATTTCTGGCGAAGAAGAGTTTGTTACAAAGATGAATACTGAAGTTGGTAAAGAAAAGAATTCTATAACTACTTTAGAAATGCAAGGACAACAATTGAAGTTACTTACTTTTGATGATAAATTAGTTGCTGAAATCGAAGGTGGTAATTTCATCGACATTACTGACGATTCAAATTTACCTAAAGGTATTACCGATGTTCAAACTTATGAAGAAGTTGTGGAAGCAAGTGAATATTTGAAAGATGGAGACATAAAGGAAGTTGATGGTAAGTATGAGGTTACTGTTAAATTTGATAATAAAGAAGACTTCAAAAAGATGCTGGATAGTGTAAATAGTGGTATGAAATCTATGGTTGATTCTGCTATGGAGAATATTGAGGATGTTAATGGAGAAGTGAAATATGTTATTAATGATGAGTTTATGTTGGAATCTGCTAATACGGATTCAAAGCTAACAGTTAAACAAGGTGAGGAATCAGTAAAACTTACTTCGAAAAGTGATATTAAATATTCAAATCATGGAGAAGTTGGTTCAATTGAAATTCCTGATAAAGCGAAGAATGCAAAATCAAAAGAACAATTGATGAAAGATCAAGAAAGTTCACCGGAAGAACCTAAAGATTCATCGACTAAAGAAGAAAGTAAAGAAGAAAGTAAGGAAGAAAAAAATAATTAA
- a CDS encoding ABC transporter ATP-binding protein: protein MIKFSNVTKKYGDKVAVDGLSFNVEEGEFFVLVGPSGCGKTTTLKMINRLIPLTSGYIYFKDKPLSDYNINKMRFDIGYVLQQIALFPHMTVRDNIAQVPMMLGWDKKRINDRVESLLEMVGLEGKQYMNRYPDELSGGQKQRIGVCRALAADPPVILMDEPFSALDPISRESLQQDLLDLQAKIKKTIIFVTHDMDEAMKLADRICILKNGAIEQIGTPDELVNQPASEFVRQFIGTKHSIHTAKDIMVPVELKEDINNYGSKSNEYMVVNINEPLDHLLKHLTNNEKIFVVNDEEQLVGYVTTSSMIEFLAQNGLNGGGKS, encoded by the coding sequence ATGATTAAATTTAGCAATGTAACAAAAAAATATGGAGATAAAGTTGCAGTGGATGGGCTATCTTTTAATGTTGAAGAAGGAGAATTCTTTGTACTCGTTGGTCCGTCTGGTTGTGGTAAAACAACTACACTTAAGATGATCAATCGATTAATTCCGTTGACATCGGGTTATATTTATTTCAAAGATAAACCGTTATCAGATTATAATATAAATAAAATGCGATTTGACATTGGATATGTACTGCAACAGATTGCATTATTCCCACATATGACTGTACGTGACAATATCGCTCAAGTTCCAATGATGTTAGGTTGGGATAAAAAAAGAATCAATGACCGGGTAGAATCATTACTTGAGATGGTCGGCTTAGAAGGTAAACAATATATGAATCGTTATCCTGATGAATTATCTGGCGGGCAGAAGCAAAGAATCGGTGTATGTCGAGCTCTAGCTGCTGATCCACCCGTCATTTTGATGGATGAACCATTTAGTGCACTTGATCCAATTAGTCGAGAATCATTACAACAAGATTTATTAGATTTACAAGCGAAAATAAAAAAAACAATTATATTTGTTACTCATGATATGGATGAAGCCATGAAACTTGCTGATAGAATTTGTATATTGAAAAATGGTGCAATTGAACAAATTGGAACGCCAGATGAATTAGTGAATCAACCAGCAAGTGAATTTGTTAGACAATTTATTGGAACTAAGCATTCAATACATACGGCTAAAGATATTATGGTACCAGTAGAGTTAAAAGAGGATATTAATAATTATGGTTCTAAATCTAATGAGTATATGGTTGTTAATATCAATGAACCATTAGATCATTTATTGAAACATTTAACAAATAACGAAAAAATATTTGTAGTCAATGATGAAGAGCAACTAGTTGGTTATGTTACAACGTCAAGTATGATTGAATTTCTAGCTCAAAATGGCTTAAATGGAGGTGGTAAATCATGA
- a CDS encoding YolD-like family protein — MNHLDYRMLPIHQLNSNIPKGRKMIKWAPFATMPELFKSLKHTQYEQTKKPRPILTDDRLNIINQQLDEAIRTTSYIALQYYHDGFIHYTEMYIESIDRFAEFIIGRQFNHDEVSFVPFIDVVSIDVLPAPD, encoded by the coding sequence ATGAATCATCTTGACTACCGAATGCTTCCAATTCATCAATTAAACTCTAATATTCCAAAAGGTCGAAAAATGATCAAATGGGCTCCTTTTGCAACGATGCCTGAGCTCTTTAAAAGCTTAAAACATACACAGTATGAGCAAACTAAAAAACCTCGTCCAATACTAACTGATGATAGATTAAATATTATCAATCAACAATTGGACGAGGCTATACGAACGACATCATATATCGCATTACAGTATTACCATGACGGATTCATTCATTACACAGAAATGTATATAGAATCCATCGATCGATTTGCAGAATTCATTATCGGTAGACAATTCAATCATGATGAAGTATCGTTTGTCCCATTCATAGATGTCGTTTCCATCGATGTATTACCTGCACCAGATTGA
- a CDS encoding ABC transporter permease/substrate-binding protein, translated as MMELWSTFIERQDTLWNTLVEHMQLSLISLFIAVLIAVPIGIILTKFKSIAEIVINITAIMQTIPSLAILGLMIPLFGIGKVPAIIALVIYALLPILRNTYTGIKEVDPSLIEAARGIGMNNRRRLLQVELPLAMPVVMAGIRTSMVLIIGTATLAALIGAGGLGDLILLGIDRNDTSLILLGAIPAAVLAIVFDLILRWLQHRSFKTMMIALLSFIVIIALTMLIMFAFNKDKDVVIAGKLGAEPEIITSMYKQLIEEKTDYNVEVKPGLGKTSFLFKALQNDDIDGYLEFTGTVLATFTEETPTSNDEQAVYEQANNALQEEYGMTMLKPMKFNNTYALAVKKEYAKKHELKTISDLKKVEDEIKVGFTLEFNDREDGYKGIQKEYNLNFEEVNTMEPKIRYQAIESGDIDLIDAYATDGELKKYNMVVLEDDQKLFPPYQGAPLFKENFIKDNPEIKEALNQLAGKITQEEMQAMNYRVGIEGEDASTVSEEFLKSKGLVD; from the coding sequence ATGATGGAATTATGGTCAACCTTTATTGAACGTCAAGATACATTATGGAATACATTAGTTGAGCATATGCAATTATCCTTAATTTCACTATTTATTGCTGTATTGATTGCTGTTCCAATAGGGATTATACTAACGAAATTTAAATCCATTGCTGAAATCGTCATTAACATTACTGCGATTATGCAGACAATTCCTTCTCTTGCAATATTAGGTTTGATGATTCCATTGTTTGGGATTGGTAAAGTTCCTGCAATCATAGCGTTAGTTATTTATGCATTGCTACCTATACTTCGAAATACATATACAGGTATTAAAGAAGTAGATCCTTCATTAATTGAGGCAGCACGTGGTATCGGAATGAATAACCGAAGAAGATTATTGCAAGTTGAATTACCCCTTGCAATGCCTGTTGTGATGGCAGGTATTCGTACCAGTATGGTATTAATTATTGGAACAGCAACACTTGCTGCACTTATTGGAGCAGGTGGACTTGGTGATTTAATATTGCTTGGAATTGACCGTAATGATACAAGTCTCATTTTACTTGGTGCAATTCCCGCAGCAGTACTTGCGATTGTGTTTGATTTAATTTTAAGATGGTTACAACATCGATCGTTCAAGACAATGATGATTGCATTGTTAAGTTTTATTGTCATTATCGCATTGACGATGTTAATCATGTTTGCCTTTAATAAAGATAAAGACGTTGTCATAGCAGGGAAACTCGGTGCAGAACCAGAAATTATTACATCAATGTACAAGCAATTAATCGAAGAAAAAACAGATTATAATGTTGAAGTGAAGCCTGGTTTAGGTAAGACAAGCTTCTTGTTTAAGGCACTTCAAAATGATGATATTGATGGGTATTTAGAATTTACTGGAACCGTTCTTGCGACGTTTACCGAAGAGACACCTACATCAAATGATGAACAAGCTGTTTATGAGCAAGCAAATAACGCACTTCAAGAAGAGTATGGTATGACAATGCTAAAACCGATGAAGTTCAATAATACGTATGCGCTGGCAGTAAAAAAAGAATATGCTAAAAAACATGAACTAAAAACAATATCTGACTTGAAAAAAGTAGAAGATGAAATAAAAGTAGGATTCACATTAGAATTCAACGATAGAGAAGATGGCTATAAAGGAATTCAAAAGGAATACAACTTGAACTTTGAAGAAGTAAATACGATGGAACCTAAAATTCGATATCAAGCGATTGAAAGTGGAGATATTGACTTGATTGATGCATATGCAACAGATGGTGAGTTAAAGAAATATAATATGGTTGTGTTAGAAGATGATCAGAAATTATTCCCACCATATCAAGGCGCACCATTATTTAAAGAAAATTTTATTAAAGACAATCCTGAAATAAAAGAAGCATTAAATCAATTAGCGGGTAAAATTACACAAGAAGAAATGCAAGCAATGAACTATAGAGTTGGCATTGAAGGTGAAGATGCATCAACTGTATCAGAAGAATTCTTAAAATCTAAAGGCTTAGTTGACTAA
- a CDS encoding MDR family MFS transporter, whose translation MIEKQSVNRKMITISLLIGAFFAILNETLLNIALVELMDVFNISAPTVQWMATGFMLVMGVVMPLSALIIQWFTTRQLFIGVLSIFTLGTLIAGLSVNFPMLLTGRMIQAVGTGLLIPVVMNTMLLIYEPSVRGRVMGFFGMVIMFAPALGPTLSGVIVDLFGWRYLFLLVVPFTLFAIYFGYRFLENVGEVTKPKIDWLSVGLSSFGIFLIIFSFSSIGNQQEGASFNPWFIAYIILGLVMLALFVIRQFKLDVPILDFSVFKYKNYKYGTIIFIIVVMAMMASEIVMPMYLQGPMEFSAKIAGIILLPGALLNGLMSPVMGGIFDKLGPRKMIIPGTIVLLLVMFFYSTIHPGISMWVFILVYMVLMLAISATLMPANTNGMNELPESMYPHGTAIINTMQPIAGALGVSIFVTIMTKGKERALEGIASPTTEQVHMAMTEGIHYSYYFGMALVFIALLCSLRLTRATVYQSGAGNTSMETTSMNGTNDTSS comes from the coding sequence ATGATTGAGAAACAAAGTGTAAATCGCAAAATGATTACGATCAGTTTATTGATTGGTGCGTTTTTTGCGATTTTAAATGAAACTTTACTAAACATCGCACTCGTTGAGTTGATGGATGTATTTAATATTTCCGCACCAACGGTTCAATGGATGGCAACTGGATTTATGCTCGTGATGGGTGTTGTGATGCCTTTATCTGCGTTGATTATCCAATGGTTTACAACACGACAATTATTTATCGGTGTGTTATCTATCTTTACACTTGGAACATTAATTGCTGGATTAAGCGTTAACTTTCCAATGTTACTAACAGGTCGAATGATTCAGGCCGTTGGGACAGGTTTATTAATACCTGTTGTAATGAATACGATGCTACTCATTTATGAACCGAGTGTGCGTGGCCGTGTGATGGGCTTCTTTGGAATGGTGATCATGTTTGCGCCAGCGCTAGGTCCAACATTATCAGGTGTTATTGTAGATTTGTTTGGCTGGCGCTATTTATTTTTACTCGTTGTACCGTTCACTTTATTTGCTATTTATTTCGGTTATCGATTTCTAGAGAATGTTGGAGAAGTGACCAAGCCTAAGATTGATTGGCTTTCTGTTGGGTTAAGTTCATTTGGGATTTTCTTAATTATCTTTTCATTCTCAAGTATCGGGAATCAACAAGAAGGTGCGTCATTTAATCCATGGTTTATCGCATACATCATTTTAGGGCTTGTAATGTTGGCGTTATTTGTCATAAGGCAATTTAAACTAGATGTACCTATTTTGGATTTCTCAGTATTTAAGTATAAAAATTACAAATACGGTACGATCATTTTTATTATTGTTGTCATGGCGATGATGGCTTCTGAAATCGTGATGCCGATGTATTTACAAGGACCGATGGAATTTAGTGCTAAAATAGCAGGGATTATACTATTACCGGGCGCTTTATTAAATGGATTAATGTCACCTGTTATGGGTGGTATCTTTGATAAATTAGGACCTCGTAAAATGATTATACCAGGTACGATTGTGTTGCTCCTTGTCATGTTCTTCTATAGCACGATTCACCCAGGCATTTCAATGTGGGTATTTATACTCGTTTATATGGTGTTAATGCTAGCCATTTCTGCAACACTTATGCCTGCTAATACGAATGGGATGAATGAGCTACCTGAGTCAATGTATCCGCATGGTACAGCGATTATTAATACGATGCAGCCGATTGCTGGAGCACTTGGTGTGAGTATATTTGTCACGATTATGACGAAAGGTAAAGAACGCGCGTTAGAAGGAATCGCTTCACCGACGACTGAGCAAGTTCATATGGCTATGACCGAAGGAATACATTATTCTTATTATTTCGGCATGGCATTAGTTTTCATTGCTCTATTATGCTCACTAAGATTGACAAGAGCAACGGTATATCAATCTGGTGCAGGTAATACATCGATGGAAACGACATCTATGAATGGGACAAACGATACTTCATCATGA
- a CDS encoding PaaI family thioesterase, which yields MNNFVDLFEIKQINHDQTNGIFKFEMPITDICKQPFGYLHGGVSVAFAETACSMAAMEVICDDQIAFGIEINANHVKSKREGILYATAKSLHIGKSSHVWSVEITDEADELICVSRCTMAIRNK from the coding sequence ATGAATAATTTTGTAGACTTATTTGAAATTAAACAAATAAATCATGATCAAACAAATGGAATATTTAAATTTGAAATGCCTATTACTGATATATGTAAGCAACCGTTTGGATATTTACATGGTGGTGTGAGTGTTGCATTTGCTGAAACCGCATGTAGTATGGCAGCGATGGAGGTCATTTGCGATGATCAAATTGCTTTCGGTATAGAAATTAACGCCAATCATGTTAAATCAAAGCGTGAAGGTATTCTTTATGCAACTGCTAAGTCTTTACATATTGGTAAATCAAGTCATGTGTGGAGCGTTGAAATTACAGATGAAGCAGATGAGCTCATTTGCGTTTCAAGATGTACAATGGCAATTCGTAATAAATGA
- a CDS encoding RrF2 family transcriptional regulator: protein MRLTMYSDYALRTLIFLARNEQDNKQITQISDVAKFYNISKNHLTKIVNHLARTGYIETIRGRGGGIKLKKAPSEINLGTLLRETEESFNLVECFDRQNNTCPIIDQCGLQLLLHEGLHAFMKVFDQKTLKDII from the coding sequence ATGAGATTAACTATGTATTCTGATTATGCATTAAGAACATTAATATTTTTAGCTCGTAATGAGCAAGACAATAAACAAATCACACAGATTTCTGATGTTGCTAAATTTTATAATATAAGTAAGAATCATTTGACAAAAATCGTTAATCATTTAGCTCGAACAGGATATATCGAAACGATTAGAGGTCGTGGTGGTGGTATCAAACTAAAAAAAGCACCAAGTGAAATAAACCTTGGTACCTTATTAAGAGAAACGGAAGAATCATTCAATTTAGTAGAATGTTTTGATCGTCAAAACAATACTTGTCCAATTATTGATCAATGTGGACTTCAATTGTTATTACATGAGGGACTACATGCGTTCATGAAAGTGTTTGACCAAAAAACGTTAAAAGATATTATATAA